From the Erythrolamprus reginae isolate rEryReg1 chromosome Z, rEryReg1.hap1, whole genome shotgun sequence genome, one window contains:
- the ARL5B gene encoding ADP-ribosylation factor-like protein 5B, translated as MGLLFAKLWSLFCTQEHKVIIVGLDNAGKTTILYQFLMNEVVHTSPTIGSNVEEIIVKNTHFLMWDIGGQESLRSSWNTYYSNTEFIILVIDSIDRERLSVSKEELYRMLAHEDLQKAAVLIFANKQDMKGCMTAAEISKYLTLSSIKDHPWHIQSCCALTGEGLCQGLEWMTSRIGIR; from the exons ATGGGGCTCTTGTTCGCCAAGCTGTGGAGTCTATTCTGTACACAGG AACACAAAGTGATAATTGTGGGACTTGACAATGCTGGGAAGACTACAATTCTGTACCAATT CTTAATGAATGAGGTAGTTCACACATCTCCTACCATAGGCAGCAATGTTGAAGAAATTATAGTGAAAAATACACATTTCCTTATGTGGGATATTGGTGGACAAGAGTCATTAAGATCCTCCTGGAATACTTATTATTCAAATACAGAG TTTATAATTCTTGTAATTGACAGTATTGATCGTGAGAGGTTGTCGGTCTCAAAAGAAGAACTCTATCGAATGTTGGCCCATGAG GATTTACAAAAAGCTGCCGTTCTCATTTTTGCAAATAAGCAAGATATGAAGGGTTGTATGACAGCAGCTGAAATTTCCAAGTATCTAACCCTTAGTTCCATAAAGGATCACCCATGGCACATTCAGTCCTGCTGTGCATTAACAGGAGAAGG ATTATGCCAAGGGCTGGAATGGATGACTTCCCGAATTGGAATAAGATAA